A single region of the Gracilibacillus caseinilyticus genome encodes:
- a CDS encoding DUF4129 domain-containing protein, translating to MSDYQKEREQLKKILQQDEYQVYQQDNRSIIEKIYDHISSWISDLLDNMFQSFEPGSTAGNIIVVVLVISLAVILVLGILTFTTFMVRRKKWSSYQPFLKNTELSWDYQQHMRMVATYEAEANYQLAIRHQFLALLLRLEEYHLLTIQQWKTNREYYEELNKRDRHIASSFYRLAVQFEHVTYGEKTVQQTDYLKYQEQIDGLSTHIGQQQVHEKLGDH from the coding sequence ATGTCGGATTATCAAAAAGAACGAGAACAATTAAAAAAGATACTTCAACAGGACGAATACCAAGTCTATCAGCAAGATAACCGGTCGATTATAGAGAAAATCTATGACCACATCTCCAGCTGGATAAGTGACCTGTTAGATAATATGTTTCAATCGTTTGAACCCGGATCTACTGCAGGTAATATCATTGTAGTAGTGCTGGTGATCAGCCTGGCAGTCATTCTGGTTCTTGGTATTCTCACTTTCACCACTTTTATGGTCCGCAGGAAAAAATGGTCAAGCTACCAGCCGTTCCTGAAAAACACAGAATTATCCTGGGACTATCAACAGCATATGCGGATGGTAGCAACTTACGAAGCAGAAGCAAATTATCAATTAGCCATTCGTCATCAATTTCTGGCCTTATTGTTAAGACTCGAGGAATATCATCTCCTCACAATTCAACAATGGAAAACGAACCGAGAGTATTATGAGGAATTAAATAAGCGAGACCGCCATATTGCGTCATCCTTTTATCGATTGGCAGTGCAATTCGAACATGTCACTTATGGAGAAAAAACTGTCCAGCAAACTGATTATCTCAAGTATCAAGAACAAATCGACGGACTGTCAACTCACATAGGTCAACAGCAAGTTCATGAGAAATTAGGTGATCACTAA
- a CDS encoding MDR family MFS transporter, with amino-acid sequence MMAVMLIGAFVGLLNETLLATALPSIMNDFGIEENQVQWLTTAFLLTNGVMIPISAFLIEKFTTRQLFLTALTIFATGTAIASVSHAFELLLVARVIQAAGSGIMLPLMMTVMLRIFPVEKRGAAMGMAGVVISFAPAIGPTLSGWLLEYFSWRGLFYVVLPIVIIAIIVASKFVKNVTEQTNPKIDIISILLSSFGFGGLLYGFSSISGGHGGSEASSGINGQAVAIVIAAAIILTIFIIRQLKIAKPMLEFRVFKYPIFSLSLIITMIVLMALIGAETMLPLYMQNTRGFTALESGLMLLPGAIVMGIMSPITGMLFDKFGAKWLATIGMTIVTVTTFLFTSLEMDTAYSYLVIIYAIRMFGLSLVMMPVMTAGLNQLPEEWHPHGTAMANTMQQVSASIGTAILITTMTTSASNYEPNASSLEGLSETEAMTQIAANASISGYNAAFWLATILSLAGLCLTLFIKNKSKPQQEKSEQLAQ; translated from the coding sequence ATGATGGCGGTAATGCTGATTGGGGCATTTGTCGGCTTACTGAATGAAACACTATTAGCAACAGCGTTACCAAGCATTATGAATGACTTCGGGATCGAAGAAAACCAAGTACAATGGCTGACAACAGCGTTCCTGCTTACGAACGGAGTCATGATACCAATTTCCGCCTTTTTAATTGAGAAATTTACCACTCGTCAATTGTTTTTAACGGCGTTGACGATCTTCGCAACTGGAACTGCGATAGCATCGGTTTCTCATGCATTTGAATTATTATTAGTTGCACGTGTCATTCAAGCTGCCGGATCCGGAATCATGTTACCGTTAATGATGACCGTGATGCTTCGAATATTTCCAGTCGAAAAACGCGGAGCTGCCATGGGGATGGCCGGCGTTGTTATTTCTTTCGCTCCGGCAATCGGCCCCACTCTATCTGGCTGGTTGCTTGAATATTTCTCTTGGAGAGGCTTATTCTATGTCGTGCTTCCAATCGTCATCATCGCGATTATTGTAGCTAGCAAATTCGTAAAAAACGTAACCGAACAAACCAATCCAAAGATCGATATTATTTCGATTTTGCTTTCTTCCTTCGGTTTCGGTGGTCTGTTATATGGCTTCAGCAGTATCAGCGGTGGTCATGGTGGATCGGAAGCATCATCCGGCATCAACGGTCAGGCAGTAGCAATCGTTATAGCGGCTGCGATTATCTTGACCATCTTTATTATTCGCCAATTAAAAATTGCCAAACCAATGCTTGAATTTCGTGTATTCAAATATCCGATCTTCTCCCTTTCACTGATCATCACCATGATTGTATTAATGGCACTGATCGGAGCAGAGACAATGCTGCCATTGTACATGCAGAACACAAGGGGATTCACTGCACTTGAATCCGGATTGATGCTTTTGCCTGGTGCGATTGTAATGGGAATCATGTCTCCTATAACAGGTATGTTATTTGATAAATTTGGTGCGAAATGGCTGGCAACAATCGGTATGACAATTGTAACAGTGACAACATTTCTTTTTACCAGCTTAGAAATGGACACCGCCTACAGCTATTTGGTGATTATCTATGCAATCCGGATGTTCGGGCTATCGCTAGTCATGATGCCAGTAATGACTGCTGGATTGAACCAGCTTCCAGAGGAATGGCATCCACACGGAACTGCCATGGCTAATACGATGCAGCAAGTTTCCGCGTCAATCGGAACTGCCATTTTAATTACAACGATGACTACGTCTGCTAGCAATTACGAGCCGAACGCTTCCTCTCTGGAAGGATTATCTGAGACAGAAGCGATGACACAGATTGCCGCTAATGCTTCGATCTCTGGGTACAATGCCGCTTTCTGGCTGGCAACCATTCTATCATTAGCTGGTTTATGCTTAACACTATTTATTAAAAACAAATCAAAACCACAACAAGAAAAAAGTGAGCAATTGGCTCAATAA
- the fni gene encoding type 2 isopentenyl-diphosphate Delta-isomerase, with translation MTDGIHKRKSEHIELSLKGDSLGEGITNGFDRFQFQHNALPEINFNEIDIRTNYFGQAMPTPFLISSMTGGAELAEVINQNLAIAAEQQGWVFALGSTRVMLESEKFRKSFQIRKYAPNVPIIANIGAVQLNYGVTADQVKRIIEWTDANALVLHLNSIQEVIQTGGDTNFSQLLPKIEEIIKEISIPVGVKEVGFGIDGRTAQRLIDIGIDFIDVAGAGGTSWSQVEKLRSKDRIKKEAAEAFAGWGISTATCLEEIKPLSNLKKIIASGGIRNGHHAAKAIALGADHVGFARTILKEAIDSAENVVEWMQVRELELRMVMFGIGAHNLQALQRTDRLQTR, from the coding sequence ATGACAGATGGGATTCATAAACGTAAAAGTGAACATATTGAATTAAGCTTAAAGGGTGATTCGTTAGGGGAAGGAATTACTAACGGATTCGATCGTTTCCAATTCCAGCATAATGCACTTCCAGAAATAAATTTTAATGAAATAGACATTCGTACCAATTATTTTGGACAAGCAATGCCGACGCCATTTCTTATTAGTTCTATGACAGGTGGAGCGGAGCTAGCGGAAGTGATTAACCAAAATCTCGCAATTGCTGCAGAACAGCAGGGGTGGGTATTTGCCCTAGGATCGACAAGGGTAATGCTCGAAAGTGAGAAATTTCGTAAGTCCTTCCAAATCAGAAAATATGCACCGAACGTACCGATCATTGCGAATATCGGTGCCGTGCAACTAAACTATGGTGTCACAGCAGATCAAGTGAAACGAATCATTGAATGGACGGATGCCAATGCATTAGTTTTACATTTGAACTCGATACAGGAAGTAATTCAAACAGGCGGTGATACAAATTTCAGCCAGCTGTTGCCTAAAATAGAAGAGATTATCAAGGAGATATCCATTCCGGTTGGTGTGAAAGAGGTAGGATTTGGAATTGATGGACGAACTGCTCAGCGACTGATTGATATTGGTATTGATTTTATCGATGTAGCCGGTGCTGGTGGAACATCCTGGAGCCAAGTGGAGAAACTTCGTTCGAAAGACAGGATCAAAAAGGAAGCCGCAGAAGCCTTTGCGGGTTGGGGAATATCAACTGCAACGTGCTTAGAAGAAATCAAACCATTGTCCAACCTGAAAAAAATAATAGCAAGTGGTGGCATTCGGAACGGTCATCATGCTGCGAAAGCGATCGCCCTAGGAGCAGATCATGTCGGTTTCGCCAGAACGATCTTAAAAGAAGCAATCGATTCTGCAGAAAATGTGGTAGAATGGATGCAAGTTCGTGAATTAGAATTACGCATGGTGATGTTTGGGATCGGTGCACACAATCTTCAGGCATTACAACGAACAGATAGATTACAAACAAGGTAG
- a CDS encoding TetR/AcrR family transcriptional regulator: protein METKQKLMQTALQLFADNGYNETSVQEIAMQTGISKGGFYSFFPSKIDLMLEIVDNYHQSIQNVANKMDGTNIDLASYLHGELEIWIEHRLFFHVIFKELPPKKDESFTQKMEQLHETLHNHHREYFYLTYGQQIAPYVTDLVIMLEGIMKEYMLYMMLHDKHMNAKQLSSWISRQMDGLVQNLANQKPFLQGDKEHTIEQLLEDIKESVLQLQLSNQNMLLHTIEEIAQQIRTEQDPFQLELLFHYLKSEKVIEIQTIQIERMWKQGGL, encoded by the coding sequence GTGGAAACCAAACAGAAATTAATGCAAACGGCTTTACAGCTATTTGCAGACAATGGCTATAATGAAACATCCGTCCAGGAAATTGCCATGCAAACTGGTATTTCCAAAGGTGGATTTTATTCGTTCTTTCCTTCTAAGATCGATTTAATGCTTGAAATAGTTGATAATTATCATCAAAGCATTCAGAATGTCGCCAACAAAATGGATGGAACCAATATTGATCTTGCTTCGTACTTACATGGTGAGCTCGAAATATGGATTGAACACCGACTATTCTTCCATGTAATTTTCAAGGAACTCCCCCCAAAGAAAGATGAGTCTTTCACACAAAAGATGGAACAGCTTCACGAAACGCTGCACAATCACCATAGAGAGTATTTTTATCTTACTTATGGTCAGCAAATCGCACCATATGTAACCGATTTGGTGATCATGCTAGAAGGTATCATGAAAGAATATATGTTGTACATGATGCTCCATGATAAACATATGAATGCTAAACAATTGAGCAGCTGGATCAGCAGGCAAATGGATGGCCTGGTGCAAAACCTTGCGAATCAAAAGCCTTTTCTACAAGGTGATAAAGAGCACACCATCGAGCAGTTGCTAGAGGATATCAAAGAGTCTGTCCTCCAACTCCAGCTTTCCAATCAGAATATGTTGTTACACACCATAGAGGAAATTGCTCAACAAATCCGTACAGAACAGGACCCTTTTCAATTAGAACTGCTTTTTCATTATTTAAAGAGTGAAAAGGTAATCGAGATCCAAACTATACAAATAGAGAGAATGTGGAAACAAGGAGGACTTTAA
- a CDS encoding M15 family metallopeptidase, which produces MKTRILFIILGVFAVFYLYTQYQKYSSRPMPTELNPIVEEKMNSLITKTEERGISIIITDGFRSEAEQNVLYQRGRSTDGQIVTYAKGGESYHNYGLAIDFALRNDNDEIIWDMEYDGNQNGESDWMEVVSLAKELGFSWGGDFSRFKDYPHFQMDFGLSIQELQWGKRPPDVID; this is translated from the coding sequence ATGAAAACTCGCATTCTTTTTATTATTTTAGGCGTTTTTGCCGTTTTTTATTTGTATACACAATATCAAAAATACAGCTCTCGACCAATGCCGACAGAGCTCAACCCAATAGTTGAAGAAAAAATGAACAGTTTAATAACGAAAACAGAGGAACGAGGAATTTCGATTATCATTACAGACGGATTCCGTTCTGAAGCAGAACAAAATGTACTGTATCAACGCGGCAGAAGCACGGATGGACAGATTGTTACCTATGCCAAAGGAGGAGAATCGTATCATAACTATGGGTTAGCCATTGATTTTGCATTGCGTAATGATAACGATGAGATTATTTGGGACATGGAGTATGATGGCAATCAGAATGGAGAAAGTGACTGGATGGAAGTCGTCAGCCTTGCGAAGGAATTAGGGTTTAGCTGGGGTGGAGACTTTTCCCGTTTCAAAGACTATCCACATTTCCAAATGGACTTTGGTCTCAGCATTCAAGAATTGCAATGGGGAAAACGACCACCAGATGTGATCGATTAA
- a CDS encoding AAA family ATPase, with protein sequence MTAITSLLERYEQRILGQQKNLRLLLCAALAGGHVLIEGVPGTGKTQMVKTLARLLDGDFKRVQFTPDLLPSDITGSAIYNMKVQDFQTLKGPIFTNVLLADEINRTPAKTQAALLEAMEEQQVTIQGDTFRLPEFFFVAATQNPIEFEGTYPLPEAQQDRFFFKLKVDFPSLEEEASVLEMVIHEQTNPEPITPIFSQESIVDIQQSVQQVTISQEIMDYIVKLVRKTRELEHIQYGASTRAAIAIAKTAQAWAYLDDRDYITPDDVKIVALPSLRHRIQLSPYAELEGSDIDETIQELVGSVAVPR encoded by the coding sequence ATGACAGCTATTACGTCATTATTGGAAAGATATGAACAACGAATTCTTGGCCAACAAAAAAACCTGCGCTTATTATTATGTGCTGCATTAGCCGGAGGACATGTGTTAATTGAAGGGGTCCCCGGAACTGGGAAAACGCAAATGGTAAAAACATTAGCTAGATTACTGGACGGTGATTTTAAACGTGTCCAATTCACACCTGATTTATTACCTAGTGATATTACCGGAAGTGCCATATACAATATGAAAGTGCAAGATTTTCAAACACTAAAGGGGCCGATTTTTACCAATGTTTTATTGGCAGATGAAATTAATCGTACCCCAGCGAAGACACAGGCTGCTTTACTTGAGGCAATGGAAGAACAACAAGTAACCATTCAAGGTGACACCTTCCGTTTACCCGAATTCTTTTTTGTTGCAGCAACACAGAATCCAATTGAATTTGAAGGTACATATCCGCTTCCAGAGGCACAACAGGATCGTTTTTTCTTCAAATTAAAAGTAGACTTTCCATCTCTTGAAGAGGAAGCATCTGTATTAGAGATGGTTATCCATGAGCAAACAAATCCGGAGCCAATCACGCCTATTTTCTCACAAGAGTCGATTGTTGATATCCAGCAATCCGTACAACAGGTTACCATTAGTCAGGAAATAATGGATTACATCGTTAAATTAGTTCGAAAAACGCGAGAGTTAGAGCATATACAATATGGGGCAAGTACACGAGCGGCCATCGCGATTGCCAAAACCGCACAGGCATGGGCCTACTTGGATGATCGTGATTATATCACGCCAGATGATGTAAAAATTGTTGCTTTACCTAGTCTGCGTCATCGCATTCAGCTATCTCCATATGCAGAATTGGAGGGATCTGATATCGATGAAACGATTCAAGAGCTTGTGGGATCGGTTGCTGTTCCGCGATAA
- a CDS encoding NAD(P)/FAD-dependent oxidoreductase: MGEKELFDVTIIGGGTTGLFATYYATMRNLKVKLIESQDQFGGKVMQFFPEKLIYDIGGYPDISGDALVKQMVQQASRHQPVMLTKTWIETIEKADDHFVLETLDGARHFTKAVVLATGSGTFHTKKPKNWDDLPFPAYRDIVATNLMDEGKYEGKDVVIASNNRQAIVWALHLEGKAKSVTIVNENDKLQQTREEDIQQLENSDAIAYNSATITNLVVDNQQLTAVEIKDHNKQEVRLKADYMLAYYGLALQATPFDAWDVALNKGRIPVKGDMATSVPGIFAAGDVVQYEGKTNLIAAGYTEAITAVNKAHKFIDPSVTEQLYSTVLYRK, from the coding sequence ATGGGGGAAAAAGAATTATTTGACGTTACGATTATTGGTGGCGGTACAACCGGATTATTTGCTACTTATTACGCGACAATGCGGAATTTGAAAGTAAAATTAATCGAATCCCAGGATCAATTTGGCGGGAAAGTAATGCAATTTTTCCCTGAGAAATTAATCTACGATATTGGTGGTTATCCGGATATTTCTGGTGATGCATTAGTGAAACAAATGGTCCAGCAGGCAAGCAGGCATCAGCCGGTTATGTTAACCAAAACATGGATAGAAACGATCGAAAAGGCTGACGATCATTTTGTGCTTGAAACCTTAGATGGGGCACGACATTTTACCAAAGCGGTTGTTTTAGCCACTGGTTCTGGAACATTTCATACGAAAAAGCCTAAAAACTGGGACGACTTACCATTTCCTGCATATCGGGATATTGTTGCAACTAATCTTATGGATGAAGGCAAGTATGAAGGGAAAGATGTAGTGATTGCATCCAACAATCGCCAGGCAATTGTTTGGGCATTGCATCTGGAAGGAAAAGCAAAATCAGTTACGATCGTTAATGAGAATGATAAATTACAGCAGACTAGAGAAGAAGATATCCAACAATTAGAGAATAGTGATGCGATTGCTTATAACTCGGCAACGATCACAAATCTCGTTGTCGATAATCAACAATTGACTGCTGTCGAGATTAAGGACCACAACAAGCAAGAGGTGAGACTGAAAGCTGATTATATGCTTGCTTATTATGGTCTTGCCCTCCAAGCGACACCATTTGATGCTTGGGATGTAGCTTTGAACAAAGGTCGTATTCCGGTAAAAGGTGATATGGCCACAAGTGTGCCTGGCATATTCGCTGCTGGTGACGTGGTGCAGTATGAAGGAAAAACCAATCTTATCGCTGCTGGCTATACAGAAGCGATCACAGCTGTAAATAAAGCACACAAATTTATTGATCCAAGTGTAACAGAACAGTTGTACAGTACGGTGTTATACCGAAAGTAA
- the pepT gene encoding peptidase T: protein MKDKLINRLTTYAKINTQSNEENESCPSTENQWELANLLVEELKSIGMQDVTIDDNAYIMATLQGNIEEQVDTIGFLAHIDTATDFTGEGVNPQLVEDYQGNDIILNEEKRIVLSPEEFPSLHQYQGHTLMTTDGTTLLGADNKAGIAEIMTAMEYLIAHPEIPHGTIRVAFTPDEEIGRGPHKFDVKKFGAAFAYTIDGGPLGELQFESFNAAAAKITINGNNVHPGTAKGKMVHASKIAMEFHQALPEEQAPEFTEVHEGFYHLLSFEGDVEKAKLYYIIRDHNRDKFQEKKHYIQTRIAKLQQKYGTDRIQLEMKDQYYNMAEKIRPVQHIVDIAEQSMKEIGIEPLIQPIRGGTDGSQLSFMGLPTPNIFTGGENFHGKYEYISVNNMEKATQTIIKIAENFTKQR, encoded by the coding sequence ATGAAAGACAAACTAATTAACCGGCTTACAACCTATGCAAAAATCAATACGCAGTCAAATGAAGAAAATGAATCCTGTCCATCAACAGAAAATCAATGGGAGCTTGCCAACTTATTAGTAGAGGAATTAAAATCAATCGGCATGCAAGACGTGACCATTGACGATAATGCTTATATTATGGCCACCTTACAAGGAAATATCGAAGAGCAAGTAGATACTATCGGCTTTCTTGCTCATATCGATACAGCAACAGATTTCACCGGTGAAGGCGTCAACCCTCAGCTGGTGGAAGATTATCAAGGAAATGACATTATCTTAAATGAAGAAAAACGTATTGTATTGTCACCGGAAGAATTCCCATCTCTTCATCAGTACCAAGGACATACCCTTATGACGACAGATGGTACAACACTTCTTGGAGCAGACAATAAAGCAGGGATCGCGGAAATTATGACGGCAATGGAATATTTAATCGCACATCCCGAAATTCCACATGGCACCATTCGTGTTGCCTTTACGCCAGATGAAGAAATTGGCCGTGGTCCACATAAGTTTGATGTGAAGAAGTTTGGTGCAGCTTTTGCTTACACCATTGATGGCGGACCATTAGGTGAACTGCAATTCGAAAGCTTCAACGCTGCCGCTGCAAAAATTACGATCAATGGAAACAATGTACACCCTGGCACTGCAAAAGGGAAAATGGTTCATGCTTCTAAGATAGCAATGGAATTTCACCAGGCTTTGCCGGAGGAGCAGGCGCCTGAATTCACAGAAGTACACGAAGGTTTTTATCACCTGCTCTCCTTTGAAGGCGATGTAGAAAAGGCTAAGCTTTATTACATTATCCGTGATCATAACCGGGACAAGTTCCAAGAGAAAAAACATTACATCCAAACCCGCATTGCGAAGTTACAGCAAAAATATGGAACAGATCGCATCCAACTGGAGATGAAAGATCAGTATTACAACATGGCTGAAAAAATCAGACCTGTTCAACATATTGTCGATATAGCAGAACAATCTATGAAGGAAATTGGCATTGAACCATTAATACAGCCAATTCGTGGCGGAACAGATGGGTCACAGCTTTCTTTCATGGGATTGCCAACACCTAATATTTTTACCGGTGGGGAAAATTTTCACGGTAAATATGAATACATTTCAGTTAATAATATGGAAAAAGCAACACAAACCATTATTAAAATCGCCGAAAACTTTACAAAACAGCGCTAA
- a CDS encoding DUF4350 domain-containing protein: MFRNKTWIVGIVFFIILIAVSYYSSSNAPEQYPDYAIESPSLTGVKGLYTYLSDQGYQTSIVKQAPAQQEDTLRLLVNPPVFTDQGVATVYMDYMKQGNTLVVAKENPDGLLGIKTEYALQGMLPDSEETSDIQINGMTRKAVYNTPIRLVANGDDQILAEDEYGPLAIKKQIGDGSLIILTEPDWFTNGQILDQDHLAIILETVPFDQFNHVVFDRYSVNDAGAQASTFELYPGWAYVLLVQGIVLTLLIFWYQGKRFGPIYPVREETVRFSNERSKAIAIWLVKGRNYQASLQYQMDYLKEIIRMRFGIPYHKDWHDRLRDIESHIHSIKPNELKKLASELENLQQQPSLNKQQYLYWSQQMDKIRDEVK, encoded by the coding sequence ATGTTTAGAAACAAAACATGGATCGTTGGCATCGTTTTTTTCATTATCTTGATTGCTGTCAGCTATTATTCATCCAGCAACGCTCCAGAACAGTATCCAGACTATGCGATTGAATCACCTTCCCTTACTGGAGTAAAAGGATTATATACATATTTAAGCGATCAGGGTTACCAAACATCTATTGTGAAGCAAGCCCCTGCTCAACAGGAGGATACGCTACGCTTATTAGTGAATCCTCCTGTTTTCACGGACCAAGGGGTGGCAACTGTCTATATGGATTATATGAAACAAGGAAATACACTTGTCGTAGCAAAAGAAAATCCGGATGGCTTATTAGGGATAAAAACAGAGTATGCACTGCAAGGAATGTTACCTGATTCTGAAGAAACATCAGATATACAAATAAACGGAATGACACGCAAAGCTGTATATAATACACCGATTAGACTGGTGGCGAATGGAGACGATCAGATACTTGCAGAAGATGAATACGGACCATTGGCTATTAAAAAACAAATTGGCGATGGCTCATTGATTATTCTGACAGAACCAGATTGGTTTACTAATGGACAAATTCTCGATCAGGATCACTTGGCGATTATCCTTGAAACGGTTCCTTTCGATCAATTTAATCACGTCGTTTTCGACAGGTATAGTGTTAATGATGCCGGTGCACAAGCTTCGACCTTCGAGCTGTATCCAGGCTGGGCATATGTATTGCTAGTGCAAGGCATTGTACTGACGCTGCTCATCTTCTGGTACCAGGGGAAACGTTTTGGACCAATATACCCTGTTCGCGAAGAAACCGTCCGATTCAGTAACGAACGATCCAAGGCGATTGCCATTTGGCTTGTAAAGGGAAGGAATTATCAAGCATCCCTGCAGTACCAAATGGATTATTTGAAAGAAATAATCCGGATGCGTTTCGGTATCCCCTATCATAAAGACTGGCATGATAGACTACGAGATATTGAATCACACATTCACTCTATTAAGCCAAACGAATTAAAGAAGCTTGCGTCTGAACTCGAAAACTTACAACAGCAGCCGTCTTTAAATAAACAACAGTATCTGTACTGGTCACAACAAATGGACAAAATTAGAGATGAGGTGAAATAA
- the ilvD gene encoding dihydroxy-acid dehydratase, which translates to MGKDLRIKSKVFDDSKRAPNRAMLRAVGVTDEDFKKPMIGVASTWSEVTPCNIHLDDLAVQAKNGARAAGGVPMIFNTITVSDGISMGTSGMRYSLPSRDVIADSIETVVGAENMDAYVAIGGCDKNIPGCLISIARSDVPAVFVYGGTIAPGYRKGEKLDIVSVFEGVGKHNNGDIDDEELRGIECNACPGAGSCGGMYTANTMATAVEALGMSLPGSSSNPAESPEKFEDCRKAGQAAYHLLEKGIYPKDILTEKAFENAITTVMALGGSTNAVLHLLAIANAAQVNITIDDFNRIQAKVPHLADLKPSGKYVMEDLHKIGGVPAVMRLLLDNEFLHGDCLTVTGKTIAENYADAPVLTDEQDIIHPLSNPYRADGPLIVLKGNLSPSGAVAKVSGVKVKRHVGPARVFENEEDATNAVMNNEINEGDVLVIRYVGPKGGPGMPEMLSISAILVGKGLGQKVALLTDGRFSGGTHGLVVGHIAPEAQSGGPIGLLQEGDMVTIDSEKKELSMDVTEEELANRRADWKAPELYKRGVLGKYAHNVSCSSLGAVTDFINRNDQ; encoded by the coding sequence ATGGGGAAAGATTTGCGTATCAAAAGTAAAGTATTTGATGATTCAAAACGTGCTCCAAACCGTGCGATGTTGCGTGCAGTTGGGGTAACAGATGAAGACTTTAAGAAACCGATGATTGGGGTAGCAAGTACCTGGAGTGAAGTAACACCATGTAATATTCACCTAGATGACCTTGCCGTTCAGGCGAAAAATGGCGCTCGTGCTGCGGGCGGTGTTCCGATGATCTTTAATACGATTACTGTATCCGATGGTATCTCAATGGGTACATCTGGTATGCGTTATTCATTACCAAGTCGTGATGTAATTGCAGACTCAATTGAAACAGTAGTGGGTGCTGAGAACATGGATGCCTATGTAGCAATCGGTGGCTGTGACAAAAACATTCCAGGCTGTTTGATTTCGATTGCACGTTCTGACGTGCCTGCAGTATTCGTCTACGGTGGTACGATTGCACCAGGATATCGTAAAGGCGAAAAATTAGACATCGTGTCGGTTTTTGAAGGTGTTGGAAAACACAATAACGGAGATATAGATGATGAAGAGTTAAGAGGCATTGAGTGTAATGCATGTCCAGGTGCTGGTTCTTGCGGTGGTATGTACACTGCGAATACAATGGCAACAGCGGTAGAAGCACTCGGTATGAGTTTACCAGGAAGTTCTTCTAATCCAGCTGAATCTCCTGAGAAATTCGAAGATTGCCGTAAAGCAGGACAAGCTGCTTATCATTTATTAGAAAAAGGTATCTATCCAAAAGATATTTTAACGGAAAAAGCATTCGAAAATGCAATTACAACAGTGATGGCATTAGGTGGTTCAACGAATGCAGTACTTCACTTATTAGCGATTGCAAATGCGGCACAAGTGAACATAACGATAGATGATTTTAATCGAATTCAAGCAAAAGTTCCTCACCTGGCTGATTTAAAGCCAAGTGGCAAATATGTAATGGAAGACCTTCATAAAATTGGAGGAGTACCTGCGGTTATGCGCCTTCTGTTGGATAATGAATTCCTCCATGGCGACTGCTTAACGGTTACAGGTAAGACAATCGCCGAAAATTATGCGGATGCGCCTGTACTAACGGATGAGCAAGATATCATTCACCCGCTTAGCAATCCATACCGTGCAGATGGTCCATTAATTGTACTAAAAGGTAATCTATCACCAAGTGGTGCCGTTGCCAAAGTTTCTGGTGTAAAGGTTAAACGACACGTTGGTCCTGCACGCGTATTTGAAAATGAAGAAGACGCAACAAATGCCGTGATGAATAATGAAATCAATGAAGGCGACGTATTAGTTATCCGTTATGTAGGTCCAAAAGGTGGACCAGGTATGCCAGAGATGCTATCGATTTCCGCAATCCTTGTCGGTAAAGGACTCGGCCAAAAGGTAGCACTGTTAACGGATGGCCGTTTCTCAGGTGGTACACACGGTCTTGTAGTAGGTCACATCGCACCTGAAGCACAATCCGGTGGACCAATCGGTTTACTGCAGGAAGGCGATATGGTAACGATCGATTCAGAGAAGAAAGAGCTTTCAATGGATGTAACGGAAGAAGAATTAGCAAACAGACGTGCAGACTGGAAGGCACCAGAATTATACAAGCGCGGTGTCTTAGGGAAATATGCACACAATGTATCTTGTTCCTCATTAGGAGCTGTTACAGACTTTATCAACAGAAATGA